AAGCATTTTTCTCCTTCGTGAGTTTTGCTGTGCAACTGCAATAGAACAAAAGgaatacaaaaattaattccatgcaataaaaataatgtaacATTAATTCTAGAACAAACATTCgctattaagaaaaaaaaagaaacagaaattgAATGTAAGAAATCATACTTTGAAAGTATAACGATCGGGGAACGATTTGCCACATCTTTTGCATTTTAAAGGCTTTTCAGAGGTGTGCAATTTCTGAACGTGGATCCGTAAGTCAGTCTTTCGGCCACAAGTGGTTGGACATAGTTCACACTGGAAAATTGGTTTGTTGCCTGTGTGAATGAGTTTGTGAGCCTGCAAATAAAAACAGTACATTTTAACAAATCACAAGTGAacttaaaagtaaaattttattcatACCTTGAGACTGTTGGATTGTGTGAATCGCGCATGGCAAATATCGCACTCGTAGGGTTTTTCGCCAGTATGGATGCGCAAGTGGCGCTTCAACTTGAAGGTGTCCGGGCTGGCATACGTACAGTGAGGGCACTGGTAGGGTCGCTCACCCGTATGGCACCGCATATGACGCTTGAGCTTGCTTAGTTCAACGGAAGCGTAGTCGCACTCGGTGCAACGATGTGGTTTCTCGTGTGTGTGGCGGTAACGTACGTGACGGACAAGCTCACCTGAAGTTGTGAACGAACTGTGGCAATGTTTGCATCGATGTGGCTTAGTGCCCGTGTGAGTGTTGACATGGTTCTGTAGCGAAGCCAACGTCTTGAATCCCCGATCACATACACTGCACTTGTGCGGACGCTCTTCTGAGTGACACTTCATGTGTCGAGACAGCAGATATCTTAAAATATAACAATGAAAAGGATCAACTCCAACTGATCTTCCATTTACAATAGGGAATCAAAAGTTACCGCTTTGGGCTAGTGTAGTTGCAGTAGTTACACATATGCGCCTGGGAGACGGTCTGTGTGACCTTTTTGGAGCCACCTTTACTCATCCTTGGCTTAATATCTTCATCTTCGGAATCCTGACCATCAGCACTACCACCTTCTTCGCCTTCGTCGAAATCATAAACCGCTAGGTTTTGGTCCTCGTCTTTATCCTCATCACCATCAAAGTTCTCGTCATCTTCGCCTTCGTCATCTTCTATTTCCATTAAAATTGTTGTTTATAGATGCAGTGTATAAAATGTGAATAGATCAATTTATAAACTATAATTTTACCTTGAATAACTTCACCTTCAGTACCATCAAGAACTTCAGATGAAATGACAGCTTGTTCAGCACCATCAGGCTGCTGGACAATCAAAACATAGCTAACTTCACCAGAAGATGATTCTGGGGGTAATATAGTGACAGTTTGGTAGCCACCTTCTCCCTGTGCAAGCACTACCCCTTCATCGGCTGAAGTCTGTGAAAGAAAGGCATCAAGATTTGTTTGCAGCATGATAAATAAGAATAGTTAAAACTTACCCCATTATTGGGAATGGATACCATAGTACCTCCATCTTGGGCGACAAGCGTTGCTGTACCATCTCCTCCATCAACATCATTACTTTGATAGTAATACTGTCCACTTTGGTCTACAAAATAGGTTCCACCATCTTCAGGTGCATCAGCAGCTTCTACTTCGTTTGAAACAACAGCTTCCTTGTTAGCTAGCTGGGAACCAGGTATCTGATTGGGATCTTCAATTTCcttgttgaatgtgtcgaGATAATTTTGGATCTCACTAATAGATTCTTCCTCTTGCTTCAAGGCCGCCATGGCTAGCTCTTAACtattgaagaagaaatcgaAAAATTGTAATCTAGTTTTGTGACACGACAAAACGGCAGACGAAGAACGTCATCGAGCTGTAGAAAGTTGGGGGCTTGGCAAAAGGTCTGTACAATGAGGAATGGGCGGGAAATGCTATGTCTGACCCATCGCCATATTGTCGAAACACGTCGCCATTTCAGTTGGAAATTGTAACAAAACGATACGTTTAGTGGAAACAAATCACGACGCCAAAATCATCACGAACGGattcgaaaaataacgattaaATTCAGTGCGATGCGCTCTCTGGCGGTCACAGAAAAGAACCGTCATTTCATGAAGAAGGAGACAGGGGGCATTGGAGTTGGGAAAATTGCGCCATATTGACAAGTGAGGCGCTGACGGCCATTGCAACCGGGATGTCTTTCACCAAGCCGCTAAAGGAGCAAGCGACTTTTcccttaaaattaaaatcatacCTCTTCTATCAAAGGATAAAAATGAAGCAAAACACCTCCCGCTTGCTTCCAGTACAAGAACATGAATTCAAAACACAATATTGAGatttaaatgaatgaattaaagTGACATACCGTTGGTTCATTAGTCGATCGTTGAGGGCGCGTTGGGAACGAAAAACCGTCGTGTGGCGGTGGCGTCGGGAAACGAAAAAGCTTTCCCCTTCCTTCTCCGTACTCACTTATCGATATGGTATATATCGATACATTTCAATCGAATCGTCTGCTAACCAACATTTCAAGTTTTCAACACATGCTTTGTGACTTGTACGAGTTATATCCAAtttaaattagaaaattttaaaaaaagttagtaCATTCAATCATGGTTTCaaatttaacttttgattTCATGAGACTGGTTAAGTGTgcgtcaaataaaaaatgtaattggcTTCTTGAATTTAATCGGTTTTATGCAAGAGGGTCTCGTTATTTTCCCACTGATCGGCTTTCCAATGATGTTGAcagtgaagaaaaacaagacaatAATAAATCTAGTGATGCAGATGGATCTCAAATGGAAAGAGCACCCAGAACACTTGGTGAATCCCCCAAACAATTGCTTGAAAACGCGGCGTCTTTCCGAGAGGCAAAATCACATAACAAACCTAAAGAAAGAGTAGAAGATATTTGGAATTCTAACCCATATCCTAAAATCAGCAACTGGAAACAAAGCCAAGCCAAACATTCAATTAGACCTTATCGGGACCCTAGAGGAACTTCCATAATACTTTTTCCTGGTCAAGGTAAATGGGAGGTGTTGAATCAAAGCTTAACTAaaccctttttcatttttttttactcaggTACCCAATTTGTTGGTATGGGAAAAGAACTATTACAGTATCCACTTGTAAAACAAATGTTTGATTTGGCAAGCTCAGTTCTTGGATACAATTTGTTATCTCTATGCTTAAATGGCCCTAGAGATACACTGAACCAGACATTTTTTTGCCAACCAGCAGTTGTGagtagtttttattttcattgtgTTTGGTTtcattctatttatttttgtattagtTTGTCACCTCACTAGCTTGCCTTGAAAAGCTTAAAGCTACAAATCCAGATGCCATCAATAATTGTATAGCTACTGCTGGTTTCAGTGTTGGTGAAATAGCTGCTCTGGTTTTTTCCAAAGCTCTGACATTTGAAAATGGTACTAGGGCTAATTTTCTTTGCGTATTTTTATTAATGGTTGGAAAAtaatctatatttttttttaagctgtAAGGCTAGTAAAAGTACGGGCAGAAGCAATGCAATTAGCCTCTGATATGACAAAATCCGGAATGATGACCGTATTTTTGGGTCcagattcaaaattaaattctgCTTGTGCAGAAGCAAGAAAACATTGTGAAACATTAGGATTAGAAAACATTGAATGCAGAACTGCCAATTATCTTTACCCAGAATGTAAAGTAATTGCTGGAAATAAAgaggtttgaatttttcatgaTAATGTCTAAGGGTAATTTTTGTatgatttcattaattttttttttccattcatcTTAGGCGCttgatttcattgaaaaacACGCAGCCACTTTCGCATTAAGGCGATTGAAACGACTGCCGGTAAGCGGAGCCTTCCATACGAAGTTAATGGAGCCGGCAGCTGCGGTCGTGGGAAAAGCATTGAAGAAAATTCCAATCCAACAACCGACCATTTCAGTTCATTCAAACATTGACGGGAAGCGCTATCGGAATTCAGATCAGATCTTAAAGCGTCTGCCCCAACAAGTAGTGAAGCCAGTTTGCTGGGAACAAACAATGCACGTGCTATATGAAAGGAACCAA
The sequence above is drawn from the Daphnia pulicaria isolate SC F1-1A chromosome 1, SC_F0-13Bv2, whole genome shotgun sequence genome and encodes:
- the LOC124351902 gene encoding transcriptional repressor CTCFL-like isoform X1: MAALKQEEESISEIQNYLDTFNKEIEDPNQIPGSQLANKEAVVSNEVEAADAPEDGGTYFVDQSGQYYYQSNDVDGGDGTATLVAQDGGTMVSIPNNGTSADEGVVLAQGEGGYQTVTILPPESSSGEVSYVLIVQQPDGAEQAVISSEVLDGTEGEVIQEDDEGEDDENFDGDEDKDEDQNLAVYDFDEGEEGGSADGQDSEDEDIKPRMSKGGSKKVTQTVSQAHMCNYCNYTSPKRYLLSRHMKCHSEERPHKCSVCDRGFKTLASLQNHVNTHTGTKPHRCKHCHSSFTTSGELVRHVRYRHTHEKPHRCTECDYASVELSKLKRHMRCHTGERPYQCPHCTYASPDTFKLKRHLRIHTGEKPYECDICHARFTQSNSLKAHKLIHTGNKPIFQCELCPTTCGRKTDLRIHVQKLHTSEKPLKCKRCGKSFPDRYTFKLHSKTHEGEKCFKCDLCAYASISQRHLESHMLIHTDQKPYQCDQCDQCFRQKQLLRRHQNLYHNPDYVPPPPGEKRHECPECGKPFRHKGNLIRHLALHDPDAAQQELRAFRAARKQRIKDGQSLEGLTEGEETDMEDEDISLGLNSNEELVSVQGQDGQQYVVLEVIQLEGEGGDEDEATMMEVEGATEMDGSLMEGEGNTMTSLDDEIEDSMQATPRVRRSSQVAKAQDTSKDVANCFGFDDDEDDEEDEEEEDEK
- the LOC124351902 gene encoding transcriptional repressor CTCFL-like isoform X2: MAALKQEEESISEIQNYLDTFNKEIEDPNQIPGSQLANKEAVVSNEVEAADAPEDGGTYFVDQSGQYYYQSNDVDGGDGTATLVAQDGGTMVSIPNNGTSADEGVVLAQGEGGYQTVTILPPESSSGEVSYVLIVQQPDGAEQAVISSEVLDGTEGEVIQDDEGEDDENFDGDEDKDEDQNLAVYDFDEGEEGGSADGQDSEDEDIKPRMSKGGSKKVTQTVSQAHMCNYCNYTSPKRYLLSRHMKCHSEERPHKCSVCDRGFKTLASLQNHVNTHTGTKPHRCKHCHSSFTTSGELVRHVRYRHTHEKPHRCTECDYASVELSKLKRHMRCHTGERPYQCPHCTYASPDTFKLKRHLRIHTGEKPYECDICHARFTQSNSLKAHKLIHTGNKPIFQCELCPTTCGRKTDLRIHVQKLHTSEKPLKCKRCGKSFPDRYTFKLHSKTHEGEKCFKCDLCAYASISQRHLESHMLIHTDQKPYQCDQCDQCFRQKQLLRRHQNLYHNPDYVPPPPGEKRHECPECGKPFRHKGNLIRHLALHDPDAAQQELRAFRAARKQRIKDGQSLEGLTEGEETDMEDEDISLGLNSNEELVSVQGQDGQQYVVLEVIQLEGEGGDEDEATMMEVEGATEMDGSLMEGEGNTMTSLDDEIEDSMQATPRVRRSSQVAKAQDTSKDVANCFGFDDDEDDEEDEEEEDEK
- the LOC124351974 gene encoding probable malonyl-CoA-acyl carrier protein transacylase, mitochondrial, yielding MVSNLTFDFMRLVKCASNKKCNWLLEFNRFYARGSRYFPTDRLSNDVDSEEKQDNNKSSDADGSQMERAPRTLGESPKQLLENAASFREAKSHNKPKERVEDIWNSNPYPKISNWKQSQAKHSIRPYRDPRGTSIILFPGQGTQFVGMGKELLQYPLVKQMFDLASSVLGYNLLSLCLNGPRDTLNQTFFCQPAVFVTSLACLEKLKATNPDAINNCIATAGFSVGEIAALVFSKALTFENAVRLVKVRAEAMQLASDMTKSGMMTVFLGPDSKLNSACAEARKHCETLGLENIECRTANYLYPECKVIAGNKEALDFIEKHAATFALRRLKRLPVSGAFHTKLMEPAAAVVGKALKKIPIQQPTISVHSNIDGKRYRNSDQILKRLPQQVVKPVCWEQTMHVLYERNQDQHYPMSFECGPGSSLKSILRMVNAKAAVTCTTVSV